In one window of bacterium DNA:
- a CDS encoding HNH endonuclease: MSTMTPRDRFTEFMEETNTAGSGKASSYVRALDLLGPILAKPTSLFKDCCNIWGITTITRIGELYEYVLEQQNLGESGIFGGEKPISYWRDRYCSAALNSFREFLITTRHETKLWDVFKQPGISADDLVKQLSKQKLDYTGVIGKEAIREVKTRVNQHFFRKMILQVYDGRCCITGLDIPQVLRASHIVGWAEDKDNRLNPTNGLCLSATFDAAFDAHLISLDEQFHLIFSPQLKDHHTNKAFQQQFQPFENHAVTLPLTFTPSQSFLQYHRERLIA; the protein is encoded by the coding sequence ATGAGCACCATGACACCCCGCGACCGCTTTACCGAATTTATGGAGGAGACCAATACCGCCGGGAGCGGTAAAGCCAGTTCCTATGTTCGGGCACTGGACTTGCTAGGCCCAATACTGGCCAAGCCAACCAGCCTGTTTAAGGACTGCTGCAATATCTGGGGCATTACCACGATCACCCGGATTGGTGAACTCTATGAATATGTACTAGAACAACAGAATCTTGGGGAGTCAGGCATATTCGGCGGTGAAAAGCCGATCAGTTACTGGCGCGATCGCTACTGTTCCGCTGCGCTCAATAGTTTCAGAGAGTTCCTAATCACAACTCGCCACGAAACTAAGCTTTGGGATGTCTTCAAACAGCCAGGCATTTCTGCCGATGACTTAGTCAAACAACTAAGCAAACAGAAATTGGACTACACGGGGGTGATCGGCAAGGAGGCCATCCGCGAGGTTAAAACCCGGGTGAACCAGCACTTTTTCCGAAAGATGATCCTACAGGTTTACGATGGACGATGTTGTATCACAGGGCTGGACATCCCGCAGGTCCTTCGAGCGAGCCATATCGTAGGCTGGGCAGAAGATAAGGACAACCGGTTGAACCCGACGAATGGGCTCTGCCTATCGGCAACCTTTGATGCGGCCTTTGACGCCCACCTGATTTCTCTGGACGAGCAATTCCACCTGATCTTCAGTCCTCAACTCAAGGATCACCACACCAACAAGGCATTTCAGCAGCAGTTCCAACCGTTCGAAAACCATGCGGTTACCCTCCCCCTCACCTTCACTCCATCCCAATCTTTCCTGCAATATCACCGTGAACGGCTGATCGCCTAG
- a CDS encoding DUF4041 domain-containing protein — protein MTIFLILVCVGLFITLAVVLFKNKALKRLVAQREGEITTVKQETVRVRTETELSLNEAQKLIDQQVADMRTEADRIRQHYETEARKIAETSQTQLSKALEDVAALRRFAPLRDAEVEVRQTLEAAMLEAGALRDQAQALIEQSRSAAETERLCATERAKAIYEQADARLNQATRDAGRIVAQAEERAKEIAGEAHDALRDKQLLEHAAEAMRNVIEGYGDRYIIPTHSLLDDLAVEFGYTSAGESLKSAREQSRRMVEQGEAAACDYVEASRRKTAIRFVIDAFNGRVDAILTRVKRDNYGQLEQEIRDSFNLVNLNGGAFRDARILDAYLNARLAELKWAVVVQELARRQLEEQRELKARMRDEEKARREYEQKMREAAKEEELKKQALDQKEKELADLKQALAHAATQDKAQLEQKLADMQKTNEGLRQDLAAATEKKLTIAQQTKMGTVYIISNVGAFGEGIYKIGQTRRPDPQERVDELGDASVPFDFDVHAWIKSDNAPVLEHKIQKRFLAMQINKVNTRKEFFRVSLKAIREEIDKLSQGEPVTIIHWTETAAATQYRESLDIESNPEKLNKWLKYQEARTDRDIRKDSLRLTFADVVDAETREAPL, from the coding sequence ATGACCATATTCCTTATCCTTGTTTGTGTGGGTCTCTTCATCACCTTGGCCGTGGTCTTGTTCAAGAACAAGGCCCTGAAACGTCTTGTTGCTCAACGCGAAGGGGAGATTACTACCGTAAAGCAGGAAACTGTCCGAGTAAGAACCGAAACCGAGCTGTCACTCAACGAGGCCCAGAAACTCATCGACCAGCAGGTCGCCGATATGCGAACCGAAGCCGACCGCATCCGCCAGCACTACGAGACTGAAGCCCGCAAGATCGCCGAAACATCGCAAACGCAACTCTCCAAAGCGCTTGAAGATGTAGCAGCCCTTCGCCGTTTCGCTCCGCTTCGCGATGCAGAAGTCGAGGTCCGCCAAACCCTTGAAGCCGCCATGTTAGAGGCTGGCGCCCTCCGCGATCAGGCCCAGGCGCTCATTGAACAGTCCCGGTCAGCTGCAGAGACTGAACGCCTTTGCGCCACCGAACGTGCCAAAGCAATTTATGAACAGGCCGACGCCCGCCTCAATCAGGCAACCCGCGACGCTGGTCGCATTGTCGCCCAAGCCGAAGAGCGTGCCAAGGAGATAGCCGGGGAGGCCCACGATGCCCTTCGTGACAAACAACTACTCGAACACGCAGCTGAGGCCATGCGCAACGTCATTGAAGGTTATGGCGACCGTTACATTATTCCCACTCACAGCCTGCTGGATGACCTGGCCGTCGAATTCGGTTACACGTCAGCCGGCGAATCCTTGAAATCCGCACGCGAACAGTCCCGCCGAATGGTCGAACAAGGGGAGGCCGCCGCTTGCGACTATGTTGAGGCGAGCCGCCGCAAAACCGCTATCCGTTTCGTCATCGACGCCTTCAACGGCCGCGTGGATGCCATCCTCACGCGGGTGAAACGGGACAATTACGGCCAACTCGAACAGGAGATCCGCGATTCATTCAACCTCGTCAACTTGAACGGAGGGGCTTTCCGCGATGCCCGTATCCTCGATGCCTATCTGAATGCCCGCCTGGCGGAACTTAAATGGGCGGTTGTGGTGCAGGAGCTGGCCCGCAGACAACTTGAAGAACAGCGCGAACTCAAGGCCCGCATGCGCGACGAGGAAAAGGCTCGCCGCGAGTACGAACAGAAAATGCGCGAAGCCGCCAAAGAAGAAGAACTCAAGAAGCAGGCTCTGGACCAGAAGGAGAAGGAACTGGCGGACCTCAAGCAAGCCTTAGCCCACGCCGCAACCCAGGATAAAGCTCAATTGGAACAGAAACTGGCGGATATGCAGAAAACCAACGAGGGGCTCCGTCAGGACTTGGCGGCCGCCACGGAAAAGAAACTGACGATCGCACAACAGACCAAGATGGGCACTGTTTACATCATCTCGAACGTTGGAGCCTTTGGCGAAGGTATCTACAAGATCGGCCAGACGCGCCGACCGGATCCGCAGGAACGCGTCGACGAACTGGGGGATGCGAGTGTCCCGTTCGACTTCGATGTTCATGCCTGGATCAAAAGCGATAACGCACCTGTCCTCGAGCACAAGATTCAGAAGCGTTTCCTTGCCATGCAGATCAATAAGGTGAACACCCGAAAGGAGTTCTTCCGGGTGTCACTGAAAGCCATACGGGAGGAAATTGACAAACTGAGCCAGGGAGAACCAGTCACTATTATCCACTGGACGGAAACGGCCGCTGCTACCCAGTACCGCGAAAGCCTCGACATTGAGAGCAACCCTGAGAAACTCAACAAGTGGCTGAAATATCAGGAAGCCCGTACCGATCGCGACATCCGTAAAGATTCCCTTCGGCTCACT
- a CDS encoding HNH endonuclease, which translates to MSYSATTSSMLQQYCDRFQSLRTDQHEGRPRPHKACMLLAVLSLADNGQLVENRIIYGPELLELFKRYFNVVKGPTDQCTPWNPFFYLRGERFWHLNSQPGKEVNSGSARSGATLMANVSYATLDPDLFVLFSQPASREILRQAIIDRYFSVQRQSLLELSGEERQIGMVRETWRDHGYQVNPGETATTARDAAFARTVKKAYDYRCAACGIRFLFDEVTLIDAAHLIPFSETRDDSPQNGMALCKNHHWLMDCQLIAPGPARGTVYDDLRWYIRDGMNERIEGQREVMRLRNKTVILPSDIRLKPKKEAIDRRMELLRDAC; encoded by the coding sequence ATGAGTTACAGCGCAACAACAAGCAGTATGCTTCAGCAGTACTGCGACCGATTCCAGTCCTTGCGAACGGATCAGCATGAAGGGCGGCCCCGCCCCCACAAGGCTTGCATGCTCCTTGCGGTCCTTTCCTTGGCCGATAACGGTCAACTTGTCGAGAACAGGATCATTTATGGGCCTGAACTGCTCGAGTTATTTAAGCGGTACTTCAATGTTGTGAAGGGGCCGACGGATCAATGCACACCATGGAATCCCTTCTTCTATCTGCGAGGCGAGCGGTTTTGGCATCTCAATTCTCAGCCGGGAAAAGAGGTGAATTCGGGCTCAGCCCGTAGTGGGGCAACACTCATGGCAAACGTGTCCTATGCAACTCTGGATCCCGATCTTTTCGTTCTGTTCTCACAACCGGCAAGCCGGGAAATACTGCGGCAGGCCATAATTGACCGGTATTTCAGCGTCCAGCGGCAATCCCTGCTGGAATTATCCGGTGAGGAGCGCCAAATCGGCATGGTACGCGAGACATGGCGGGATCATGGTTACCAGGTCAACCCCGGTGAAACCGCGACCACCGCCCGCGATGCGGCGTTCGCCCGAACCGTCAAGAAGGCTTACGACTACCGGTGTGCCGCATGTGGCATCCGATTCCTATTTGACGAAGTCACCCTCATAGATGCTGCGCACTTGATCCCATTCAGCGAAACCCGCGACGATTCGCCCCAAAACGGCATGGCGCTCTGCAAAAACCATCACTGGTTGATGGACTGCCAGTTGATTGCACCGGGACCGGCACGCGGAACGGTGTATGATGATCTGCGTTGGTATATCCGGGACGGCATGAATGAAAGGATCGAGGGACAACGAGAAGTCATGCGACTGAGGAACAAGACCGTCATCTTACCCAGTGACATCAGGCTTAAACCCAAAAAAGAGGCGATCGATCGGCGGATGGAATTGTTGCGAGACGCCTGCTGA